From the genome of Anaerolineales bacterium, one region includes:
- the rpmG gene encoding 50S ribosomal protein L33 codes for MAKKDVRPVITMECTECQERNYTTEKNRRNDPGRMEFNKYCSRCRKHTLHRETK; via the coding sequence ATGGCTAAGAAAGATGTTCGTCCGGTAATTACGATGGAATGTACGGAATGCCAGGAGCGGAATTATACGACGGAAAAAAACCGCCGAAACGATCCTGGCAGGATGGAGTTTAATAAATACTGTTCGCGATGCAGAAAGCACACGCTGCATCGTGAAA